A genomic window from Pseudoalteromonas piratica includes:
- a CDS encoding MipA/OmpV family protein, producing MNKLTITLLFIAILVSAPSQASNRLYADNTLEASDGFTWDWSFGAGYYIDKHYLQGVDYQDGLELNINIAINYDKFYFDVDNSQLSGGLTVGYNLVDKYDWSLDLFAINAHEGFDQTGTYYNNDLVFELQGIRERESDFNAGFRLTRKQKTHQVSFELLQDISGAHKSLWASGFISTIQDYRNWEFRVGSGLNIYSSEFTGYYFGVDASEAIENARPIYDPSVAYSVTFEFHSEYPINENWVFLGGWLSSWYSKEISDSPLISNSITHRAKVGIRYVF from the coding sequence ATGAACAAACTCACAATCACACTACTTTTTATCGCCATTCTTGTTTCCGCACCAAGCCAGGCCAGTAACCGTCTTTATGCCGACAATACGCTTGAAGCAAGTGATGGCTTTACTTGGGATTGGAGTTTTGGTGCAGGTTACTACATCGATAAGCATTACCTTCAGGGTGTGGATTACCAAGATGGGCTCGAACTAAATATCAATATTGCCATCAATTACGATAAATTTTATTTCGACGTTGATAATTCTCAGTTATCTGGTGGGCTTACAGTGGGTTACAACCTAGTAGATAAATATGATTGGAGTCTCGATTTATTTGCTATCAATGCTCATGAAGGATTTGATCAAACGGGCACTTACTATAATAACGATTTAGTGTTTGAACTTCAGGGAATAAGAGAAAGAGAAAGTGATTTTAATGCTGGCTTTAGACTCACTCGAAAGCAGAAAACACACCAAGTATCTTTTGAATTATTGCAAGACATTTCCGGCGCACACAAAAGCCTGTGGGCCAGTGGTTTTATTAGTACCATTCAAGATTATCGAAATTGGGAGTTTCGCGTTGGCTCTGGTCTCAATATCTATTCATCCGAGTTTACAGGGTATTATTTTGGTGTAGATGCCAGTGAAGCAATTGAAAATGCTAGGCCGATTTATGATCCAAGTGTTGCCTACAGCGTTACCTTTGAATTTCATTCTGAATACCCAATTAATGAAAATTGGGTGTTTTTAGGTGGTTGGTTATCATCTTGGTATTCGAAAGAAATCAGCGACAGTCCACTGATTAGCAACAGTATCACGCACAGAGCTAAGGTTGGCATTCGCTATGTATTTTAA